TGTCGCCATACATCTTGCGCCACCGGTACAATGACCATTCCGAGACCCCGTGCTTCCGGCTGGTCTCGCTTATCGATGTCGCTTCCGCCTCCTTCAACATCCGAATTATCTGCTCCTCTGTGTACCGCTTCATGTGCAGGTCCTCCTCCCGTTTCGCTTAATTATACACCCCTTCGGACCTCACACTTCACGTGGTACTTATTTTGGGGGGCAGGTTAGCATCTCCCATAACATGACGCTCCGAGAGCATCTCTAATCCTGATAAATTAGTTCTAATTGTGGCCGGTTTTCTGGAATTGAGCTATCACCGGAATAACAGCCGACCCAATCGCTATTATTATCGTTATCATCCTTGAAGAAATACACTCTCAATTGAGTCAACCCCGCCTCATTAATTGCAGCAAGACCAGCACTGTCGAGGTTCCCGGTTGAAATGCGGCTCCCCGGCAATGGCTTACTCATTGTAGCCACTTGCATCGCCGTAGCCGACGCCTGGAAGTCTGCGTTCTCCAAAGCGGGATTGTCGCTAAACGATCCAGCAATGATATCCACATACAATGGTCCATGCGTGGTCAAAGGATTTGTGCCTTTCAATC
Above is a genomic segment from Candidatus Abyssobacteria bacterium SURF_5 containing:
- a CDS encoding transposase → MKRYTEEQIIRMLKEAEATSISETSRKHGVSEWSLYRWRKMYGDMDIPDAKRLKVLEKENARLKRIVAQQAVDIDALKEVLSKKW